The Herbiconiux sp. A18JL235 region TGCCATCGTGCGGTCGTGGCCCCTGCGCGGAACGCTGCACGTCACGACCCCCGACGATCTTCGGCTGATGCTCGCGCTCACCGCCACGAAGACCGTGCGCGGCATGGGCGCCCGGCACCGGCAGCTCGAACTCGACGCCGACACCTTCGCCCGCGCGCGCGACATCGCCCGGGTCGAGCTGGCGGGTGGCGCGGCCGCCTCGCGTGAGGAGTTCCTCGCCCAGCTCGCGGCGGGCGGGGTCGATGTGGCAGGCCAGCGCGGCATGCACCTCATCTGGTGGCTCGCCCACGACGGTCTGGTCTGCTGGGGCCCGCGGCGCGGCACGCAGCAGGCGCTGGTGCTGCTCGACGAGTGGGCACCGCCCGCGCGAGAGCTCGACCTCGAGCACGACGGCGCGCGCGCCCGGGCGCTCGGCGAGTTGCTGCTCCGCTACGCGGTCGGGCGCGGCGCCGTGACGGTCGACGACTTCTGCTGGTGGTCGAAGCTCACCAAGGGCGAGGCCTCGGCGGGCCTCGCCGCCGCGCGCGACCGGCTCGTCGAACTCGAGATCGACGGCCAGAGGGTGTTCGCGCCGCTCGACTCTGCGGCTCCGCCGCCCCCGCCCGCCGGCCAGCACGCGCTGCCCGGCTTCGACGAGTACCTCCTCGGCTACCGCAACCGCTCCCCCGCCCTGCCCGAGCGGTTCGCCGAGCGCATCGTGCCGGGCGGCAACGGCATCTTCCTCCCTCTGCTCGTGTCGCGCGGGTCGATCGTCGGCACCTGGAGCCGTCGCGTGGGGGCACGCTCGGTCTCGCTCACGATGACCCCCTTCACCTCGCTCAGCGCGGCCGTCGCCCGCGGTCTCGGGCGCGACCTCCGACGCTACGCCGCCTTCCTCGGCCTCCCGGCGAGCATCACGATCGCCGAGCCGGAGCCACAGGCCGAACCCACCCCCGGGCCCACACCCGAGCAGCGACCCGTCCCCGAGCCCGCCCCATGACGACCGCCCGCACCCTCCGCCTCCGCCCCGGCGGCCCGCTCGCGGAGCTCCGCCCCGACGAGCTCGACGCCACCACGGTCGAGCTCGCGATCGACGGCCATCCGCAGTCGCATGTCGACCCCGCAGACCCCACGGCTCTGCGGCACGACTACGTGCGCCGCATCGGCAACCTCGTCGACGCGACGGCCTCACCGAGAACTCCGCTCACGGTGCTCCACCTCGGCGCCGGCGCCCTCACCCTCGCGCGTTACGTGCAGGCGACCCGGCCGGGCTCACCCCAGCACGTCGTCGAGCTCGAGAGTGCGCTCGTCCCCTTCGTGCTCGACGCGCTTCCCCTCCCGCCCGGCACCGAGCTGCAGGTGCACCCGGGTGACGCCGCCGAGGTCGTGCGACGCCTCGGCACCGAGCTCGCGGGCCGTGTCGACCTCGCCGTCGCCGACCTCTACCGCGGCACCACGACTCCGGCGGCCGTGCGCTCGGCCGCGTTCTACGAGACACTCGCCGGTCTGCTGGCTCCAGGCGGCCTGCTCGCGGTCAACGTCGCCGACGACGACGGTCTCCCTGCGCTCGGCACGCAACTCGCCGTGCTCAGCACGCTCTTCTCAGGGCTCTGGGTGACGGGCCCGCTCGCGACGGTGACGCATGCCCGCGCCGGCAACGCCGTCGTCATCGCCTCCCGAGACCGGCTTCCCACCTCGCTGCTCGACGCCCTGCGTGCGGCGGGCCCGCATCCGGGTGCCGTCGTCGACGCTCACGACCTCGCCCCCGGCCTCGACTCCACCCTCCCCGGAAGGACCCTCTGACATGTGCGGCAGATTCACCATGAGCGCCGAGACCGACGAACTCATCAGCGAGTTCGTCGCCCGCGGCGGCCGGCCAGAAGACTGGAGCCCCTCCTACAACGTCGCGCCCACCGAGACCGCACCGATCGTGCGCGACCGCCTCGTCGACGGCGAGCTCGTGCGCGAGATCGACGGCGCCTCCTGGGGACTGAAACCCGCCTGGGCGAAGCCGGGCGGGCCCGCCCCCATCAACGCCCGGCTCGAGAGCGTGGCGACGAACGGTCTCTTCCGCAACGCCTTCGCCCAACGCCGCTGCATCGTGCCGATGAACGGCTACTACGAGTGGGAGGCGACGCCGCACGGCAAGCAGCCGCACTACATCCACGGCCCCGAGCACCTGCTTGCGGCCGCAGGCCTGTACGAGCTGAAGAAGACCGACGGCGACTGGGCGCTGTCGTTCACCATCATCACCCGCGAGGCGGCGGATGCCTCGGGCGAGGTGCACGACCGCATGCCCGTCTTCCTGACCCCAGACATCTGGGACGACTGGACGTCGCCGGTGAAGGTGGAGGCGCCTGGCGAGAAGGAGGCGCTGGTCGCCCTGCTCGATGGCAGCTCCCTCGCCGTGGCCCGCACCATCACCACGTATCCGGTGTCGAAACGGGTGAACAACGTGCGCGACAGCTCGGTGGCGAAAGACGACCCCACTCTCATCGAGCCCATCACGCTCTGACGGCAAGCCGTCCGAACGGCACCGGTTCATGCGGCACTATGGAACAGATGGCCGAGAGACGCAGGATCCGGGTGGCGGTGGTCGAAGACCAGCCCCTCTACCGTCAGATGCTGACGTCCGCCCTCGCCGGCGCCGAAGGGCTCGAGGTCGTCGCCGTGGCGTCGTCGTGCACGAACGCGCGAGCCGTCGTGCCCGACTCCGACGCCGACGTCGTGGTGCTCGACATCCAGCTCGGCGACGGCTCGGGCATCGACCTCGGGCTGGAGCTGCGTCACTCGATGCCGCGCCTCGGCGTCCTGCTGCTCTCGGCGACCGACTCGCTCGACGCCCTCCTCGACCTCCCCCGCTCGAGCGTGCGCGGCTGGAGCTACCTGTCGAAAGACTCGGCGCTCAGCCTGGCATCGGTGGTGCGCGCCATCGAGGTGACCGCCGAGGGCCGCACCGCCCTCGACCCCGAGCTGGTCGAGCGCCGCCGTCCGCGCCGCGGCAGCGGCCTGGCACGACTCAGCCCTCGCCAGTACGAGGTGCTGCGCCTGCTCGCTCAGGGCCTGTCGAACGCCGGCATCGCCGCCCGGCTGGGCATCGCCCCCCGCTCGGTCGACAACCACATCAACGCGATCTACGCCGAGCTGGGTCTCGCCTCGGGCGGGGTGACCAACCCACGCGTGGGCGCAGCCCTGCGCTTCATCGACGAGAGCTCCGAATCGTGACCGACACCACCTCGGCTCGCGACCGGATCGACGACCGCACCGTCACGATCCTCGCGTTCGGGGTGGTGATGGTCATCTTCGCGGTCGGCATCTCGGTGCAGACGGTCTACGTGCTGGGTATCCAACCCTCGTGGCAGGAGGGCCGCACGCCGGTCGCCGAGACGCTCAACCTGGCCGTGCGGCTCAGCGCGAACTTCGCCGCCGTCGGTCTCGGCATTCTCGGCATCGCCCTGCTCGACCCTCAGGAACGCCGCCTCCCCGGCCGTCTCTGCACCGGCGCGGTGATCGCCGTGGGGGCCGCCGCGCTGCGCGGAGCCCTGCAGCTCGGCCTCGGCATCTACGCCCCCTCGCAGATCTCCGAGGTGACCGCCGAGATCATCACTGCCTCCATCGCCGTGGCGATCTCTCTCGCCATCGCCCTGGCGCTGACGGATGCGCGGCGACGCCTCCGCACCGAGGAGCGTGCCTACGCGGAACAGACCGTGCGCGCCGCCGCCGCGCTCGAGGCGCTCCAGGGCGAGGAGCTGCGGGTGCGACGGGAGGTGGCCGACGGTCTGCACGGAACGGTGCAGCAGCGCTTCATCGTGCTCGGCGCCCGGCTCGAGGGAGCCATCGCCGCCGTCGATCCGCTCGAGGGCGGATCGGAGGTCGCCGCAGAGCTGCGCGGCATCCGCGACGACCTCGCCTCGCTGCGGCGGCAGGATCTTCGCACGATGAGCGAACTGCTCTACCCCGCCCGCCTCGACCAGGGGACGGTGCCCGCGGTGCGCGCGCTGTTCCAGCGCATCCCCACCTCCATCGCGACCTCGCTGAGGGTGAGCGACGAGGTGGTTGCGCTCGAGGGCGAGGGCAATCGCGTACTCCCCGCCGAGCGGAGGCTGCTCATCGTGCGCATAGTCGAAGAGGCGCTGTCGAACGCTCTCAAGCACGGCCGGGCGACCGCAGTGGAGCTCGAGCTCACCGTCGACCCCGCGGGAGCGTTCGTGCTCGCCTTCGACGACGACGGCATCGGGCTTCCCGCCGAACCCTCGGAACTCGGTCTCAGCGGGCTCGGGCGGCTGCAGCGCCAGCTCGATCACATCGACGGCCGGCTCGAGTTGCAGTCCTCGCCCCTCGGCGGAGCCCGCGTGCTGGGCGTCGTGCCACGCTGAAGCGCGTCAGCCGGCCGCCGCAGCCTCGTCTTCGCGAGCGTCGCCGTTCTGCGTGTCGCCGCCTCGCGCATCCGGTTTCACCACCTCGACCCGGTCGAGCCGACCGGCCCCGAACTTCGCGTGTCGGGCGATGACGAACCCCGCCGTCGACAGCACGAGCCACGCGCCCAGCACGAGGTAGGGCTCCGCGTGCGGCGCCTCGGGGAAGTAGGTGAGATCGCGGAGCGCGCGCACGGTGGCGCCGGTGGGCAGCCAGCGCCCCATGAACTCGTAGAACGGCGGCAGCAGTTCGGGTGCGACCGCCCCGCCCGAAGAGGGGTTGCTGATGAGGATGAAGAGGATCCAGGTGGGCACGAGCGCCCACCTTCCCCCGATCACCACCCTGAAGAAGCTGTAGACGGCGCCTGCGATGAACACCGCCATCGAGAGCACTCCCCAGACCGGGAGGAACGGGAAGGTCTCGAAGCCGAAGATCGGGCCGGTGGTGAGGGTGATGACCAGGCCGACGAGTGCGGCTCGTGCTGCGTCCCAGGCGAGCTCGCCGGCGAGGGTGAGGCCGCCGGCGTTCACGCGGGTCTGGATGGCGCCGACGAAGCCGATGATGGTGGAGGCGAGCGCCAGGTAGAACAGCACGAGGCCGCTCGGGTCGTTGGGGCTCAGCGGGTTCACGTCGGTGACGGTGACGGTGAGGTCGAGCGCCTGACCGATCTGCTCGGCGTCGGACTCGATGAGGCGGGCGATGGAGGCGCCGGATGCGCTGGAGATGAACAGCTGGGCCGACGTCGAGGAACCCGACGTCGAGGACGTGCCCGGCGCATCCGTCACCAGCACGGCGTAGATCTGCTGCTGCTCGAGGGCGTTCTTCGCCGCGGCCTCGGTGGCGAACGACTCCACGTCGAACGAGGTGGTGGTGACCGACTCGAGCGCCTTGTCGAGCTGCTCGGGCGTGACCCCGGGTGACACGACGCCGATGGGCACGTCGTGCGGCTGCGGATCGCTCATCGCGAGGCTGTAGGAGGTGACGAACAGCGCCGCGAACAGCGACACCAGGAGCGAGACGATGAGGGCGGGCTTGTTGGGGCCGCTCACCACCCGGCGGGCGGCGGAGATGCTGCGCGAGACCATGAGCACACGCTAGCGGCTCCCGGGCGCGGCTCGGCGGCGCACGCGGGGCACGGGCGGCACGGGCTCGAGATGGGTAGGGTCGTCGCCATGAGGTCCGATCTGGTGCGCCGCGTCGTCGTCGCAGTGTGCGCGGTGCTCGCCGTCGTGGGTGCTTTCGTGGGGTCGGGGGCCGCCGGTGGCACCCCGATCCAGGAGGCGGCGGGCGGTGCACTGTCGGCGGATGCGACCCTCCTCGCCCCGGCGGGGCCCGCCTTCTCGATCTGGTCGGCGATCTACCTCGGCCTCATCGGCTACGCGGTGTGGCAGCTGCTCCCGGCGCAGTCGCGCGAGGGCGACTCGGCGCGCAGGCAGCGCACCCTCGGCTATCCCGTCGCAGCGACCCTGGTGCTGAACGCCGCGTGGATCCTCAGCGTCCAGGCGGGGCTGCTCGCGGTGAGCGCCGTGGTGATCGTGGTGCTGCTCGTCGCCCTGCTCGTCGCGTTCGTGCTGGTGGTGCGCACCCGGCGCCGCGGCCAGGGCGTCATCGAGTCGGTGCTCGTCGACGGTACCGTCGGTCTCTATCTGGGCTGGGTGTGCGTGGCGACTGCCGCGAACATCACCGCTCTGCTCACCGCCTGCGGCTTCGACGGCTGGGGTCTCGCCCCGGATGCGTGGGGTGTCACGATCGTCGTCGTCGCCGGTGTCGCCGGTCTCGGTCTCGCCGTGTTCGGCGCGGGGCGTCTCGCCCCCACCGCCTCGCTCGCCTGGGGTCTGGTCTGGGTCGCGGTCTCACGAACCACCGGTGAACTCGTCTCGGGTGCGGTGGCGACCGCGGCTGTCGTGACCGCGACGGCCCTCGTGGTGGCCACGGTGATCATCCGCGTCGTCGCCGTCGCGCGCGAGCGCTCGGCTCTCGGACTCGCCTCCTCGGCCGCTAACCCGCCGACTCGGTGACCTGAGGGCGCACACGGCCGGCCGGCGGGGCTGCGACCGCCCCGGCCACCCGCGTGAACCGCACGGTGAAGCGTGTTCCGGCCGGAGTGGAATGGACACCGATCGTACCGTCGTGGGCCTCGACGATCGAGGCGACGATGGCGAGCCCGAGGCCCGTGCTCCCCGCCCGGCGCGACCGTGACGAATCACCCCTGGCGAAGCGTTGGAACAGCTCGGGCTGCAGCGACTCGGGGATGCCGGGGCCGTCGTCGGCGACGTCCAGCACCACCGTCTCGCCGACCGCGGCACTGCCGGCCGCGCCCGCCGCCGGCGCCCCCGGGTCGATGCGAAGGGTGGTGGAGACCCTGGTGCCGTCGGGGGTGTGGACCGCCGCGTTCGAGAGCAGGTTGAGCACGACCTGGTGCAGGCGCTCGCGGTCTCCGGTGACGAGGGCCGGAGCATCCGGAACCTCGACCGACCAGTGGTGGCCGGGGGCGGAGGCCTTCGCATCGCTCACCGCGTTGACCACGACCTCGCCGAGGTCGATCTCGTCGAGGTGGAGGTCTTGGCCCTCGTCGATGCGCGCGAGCAGCAGCAGGTCGCTGACGAGGGAGTTCATGCGCTTCGCCTCCGACTCGATGCGCGCCAGGGAGTACTCCGTGATCTCGGGGAGCGAGGCCGCGTCTTGCCGGGTGAGCTCGGCGTAGCCCTGGATGGCGGCGAGCGGCGTGCGCAGTTCGTGACTCGCGTCGGTGACGAAGCGACGCATCCGCTTGTCGGTCTCGGCGCGCACCGCGAGGGCGTCGTCGACGTGGGCGAGCAGCTGGTTGAGAGCCTCCCCGACCTTGCCGACCTCGGTGCGGGGGTCGGTGTCGGCCTCACCCACGCGGGTGGTGATCGCCACGTCGCCGCGGTCGAGCGGGATGTCGGTGACGGCGACGGCGGTGCCCACCACCCGGCCGAGCGGGCGGAGCGCCAGCCGCACCACGACGATGACGCCCACCACGATGACGAGCAGGGCGATCAGGGCGAGCACCACCATGATGACGGTCTCCTGCAGCACCGCGGCGTCGGCCGTGGCCATGGAGATGCCCGTGACGAGCAGGTCGCCCCGGCTGTCGGGCTCGACGGCGACCCGGTAGCTGCCGAGCCCGTCGAGCTGGAGGGTCTGCTGGGTGCCGGGCTCGAGCGACGCCGCCTCGAGCTGCGCGACGACGGCGGGAGGGAGCGCCTCGGCGTCGGAATCGGAGAAGCGGGCAGAGTCGATGACGGTGGCGACGCCGCCGCTGCCGTCGCCGCTGCCCTCGTCGAGCAGTGCGATGACGGTTCCGGGCGCCTGCCCGGTGTAGTCGGTGAGCGGCTTCTCGGGGTGCGGGTCGATGTGCCGGCCGCTGTCGATCATGACGCCGTAGCGGTACTTCTCGACGGCGTAGGTGAACGACGACATCGACGCGCTCAACTGGGTGTCGACGACGTGGGTGATGGAGCTCGCCAGGGTGACGCTGCTCACGACGCCCACCGTCACGAGCACGGCCGTCACCACCGCTGCGGTGCCGACGACGAGGCGGCTCCGCAGGGTCCACGGCCGGCGGGCGCGTCGGCGCACGGTCATTCCGCGGCCCGCAGCACGTAGCCGACCCCGCGCACGGTGTGGATCATCGAGGGCCGGTTGGCGTCGATCTTCTTGCGGAGATACGACACGTAGAGATCGACGATGGAGGCCTTGCCGGCGAAGTCGTAGTTCCACACCCGGTCGAGGATCTGAGCGCGCGAGAGCACCCGGCGCGGGTTGCGCATGAAGTAGCGCAGCAGTTCGAACTCCGTGGTGGTGAGCGAGATGGGGTCACCGCCGCGGTTGACCTCGTAACTCGACTCGTCGAGGAGGAGGTCACCCACGACGATGCGGGAGTCTTCGTCGGAGGTGGTCATCATCGAGCGGCGGAGGAGGCCGCGCAGGCGGGCGACGAGCTCTTCGAGGCTGAACGGCTTGGTCATGTAGTCGTCACCGCCGGCGGTGAGGCCGATGATGCGGTCGTCGACCGAGTCGCGAGCGGTGAGGAAGAGGGTCGGCGCCCCACCCTCGAGCTCGCGCAGCTGGCG contains the following coding sequences:
- a CDS encoding response regulator, with product MAERRRIRVAVVEDQPLYRQMLTSALAGAEGLEVVAVASSCTNARAVVPDSDADVVVLDIQLGDGSGIDLGLELRHSMPRLGVLLLSATDSLDALLDLPRSSVRGWSYLSKDSALSLASVVRAIEVTAEGRTALDPELVERRRPRRGSGLARLSPRQYEVLRLLAQGLSNAGIAARLGIAPRSVDNHINAIYAELGLASGGVTNPRVGAALRFIDESSES
- a CDS encoding ABC transporter permease, translating into MVSRSISAARRVVSGPNKPALIVSLLVSLFAALFVTSYSLAMSDPQPHDVPIGVVSPGVTPEQLDKALESVTTTSFDVESFATEAAAKNALEQQQIYAVLVTDAPGTSSTSGSSTSAQLFISSASGASIARLIESDAEQIGQALDLTVTVTDVNPLSPNDPSGLVLFYLALASTIIGFVGAIQTRVNAGGLTLAGELAWDAARAALVGLVITLTTGPIFGFETFPFLPVWGVLSMAVFIAGAVYSFFRVVIGGRWALVPTWILFILISNPSSGGAVAPELLPPFYEFMGRWLPTGATVRALRDLTYFPEAPHAEPYLVLGAWLVLSTAGFVIARHAKFGAGRLDRVEVVKPDARGGDTQNGDAREDEAAAAG
- a CDS encoding response regulator transcription factor, with product MYRPDGSAIRVLLVDDEMVLTSLVSLALAYEGWTVDVAHDGGTALQKYREERPDVVVLDIMLPDTDGISLLRQLRELEGGAPTLFLTARDSVDDRIIGLTAGGDDYMTKPFSLEELVARLRGLLRRSMMTTSDEDSRIVVGDLLLDESSYEVNRGGDPISLTTTEFELLRYFMRNPRRVLSRAQILDRVWNYDFAGKASIVDLYVSYLRKKIDANRPSMIHTVRGVGYVLRAAE
- a CDS encoding sensor histidine kinase, with protein sequence MTVRRRARRPWTLRSRLVVGTAAVVTAVLVTVGVVSSVTLASSITHVVDTQLSASMSSFTYAVEKYRYGVMIDSGRHIDPHPEKPLTDYTGQAPGTVIALLDEGSGDGSGGVATVIDSARFSDSDAEALPPAVVAQLEAASLEPGTQQTLQLDGLGSYRVAVEPDSRGDLLVTGISMATADAAVLQETVIMVVLALIALLVIVVGVIVVVRLALRPLGRVVGTAVAVTDIPLDRGDVAITTRVGEADTDPRTEVGKVGEALNQLLAHVDDALAVRAETDKRMRRFVTDASHELRTPLAAIQGYAELTRQDAASLPEITEYSLARIESEAKRMNSLVSDLLLLARIDEGQDLHLDEIDLGEVVVNAVSDAKASAPGHHWSVEVPDAPALVTGDRERLHQVVLNLLSNAAVHTPDGTRVSTTLRIDPGAPAAGAAGSAAVGETVVLDVADDGPGIPESLQPELFQRFARGDSSRSRRAGSTGLGLAIVASIVEAHDGTIGVHSTPAGTRFTVRFTRVAGAVAAPPAGRVRPQVTESAG
- a CDS encoding SOS response-associated peptidase; this encodes MCGRFTMSAETDELISEFVARGGRPEDWSPSYNVAPTETAPIVRDRLVDGELVREIDGASWGLKPAWAKPGGPAPINARLESVATNGLFRNAFAQRRCIVPMNGYYEWEATPHGKQPHYIHGPEHLLAAAGLYELKKTDGDWALSFTIITREAADASGEVHDRMPVFLTPDIWDDWTSPVKVEAPGEKEALVALLDGSSLAVARTITTYPVSKRVNNVRDSSVAKDDPTLIEPITL
- a CDS encoding spermidine synthase, with the translated sequence MTTARTLRLRPGGPLAELRPDELDATTVELAIDGHPQSHVDPADPTALRHDYVRRIGNLVDATASPRTPLTVLHLGAGALTLARYVQATRPGSPQHVVELESALVPFVLDALPLPPGTELQVHPGDAAEVVRRLGTELAGRVDLAVADLYRGTTTPAAVRSAAFYETLAGLLAPGGLLAVNVADDDGLPALGTQLAVLSTLFSGLWVTGPLATVTHARAGNAVVIASRDRLPTSLLDALRAAGPHPGAVVDAHDLAPGLDSTLPGRTL
- a CDS encoding sensor histidine kinase, with product MTDTTSARDRIDDRTVTILAFGVVMVIFAVGISVQTVYVLGIQPSWQEGRTPVAETLNLAVRLSANFAAVGLGILGIALLDPQERRLPGRLCTGAVIAVGAAALRGALQLGLGIYAPSQISEVTAEIITASIAVAISLAIALALTDARRRLRTEERAYAEQTVRAAAALEALQGEELRVRREVADGLHGTVQQRFIVLGARLEGAIAAVDPLEGGSEVAAELRGIRDDLASLRRQDLRTMSELLYPARLDQGTVPAVRALFQRIPTSIATSLRVSDEVVALEGEGNRVLPAERRLLIVRIVEEALSNALKHGRATAVELELTVDPAGAFVLAFDDDGIGLPAEPSELGLSGLGRLQRQLDHIDGRLELQSSPLGGARVLGVVPR
- a CDS encoding tryptophan-rich sensory protein, producing MRSDLVRRVVVAVCAVLAVVGAFVGSGAAGGTPIQEAAGGALSADATLLAPAGPAFSIWSAIYLGLIGYAVWQLLPAQSREGDSARRQRTLGYPVAATLVLNAAWILSVQAGLLAVSAVVIVVLLVALLVAFVLVVRTRRRGQGVIESVLVDGTVGLYLGWVCVATAANITALLTACGFDGWGLAPDAWGVTIVVVAGVAGLGLAVFGAGRLAPTASLAWGLVWVAVSRTTGELVSGAVATAAVVTATALVVATVIIRVVAVARERSALGLASSAANPPTR
- a CDS encoding crosslink repair DNA glycosylase YcaQ family protein, whose amino-acid sequence is MAAVGGLPAQTARGARELLARRLAAQWVEPARPASTCSGIVDVVQHLLALQAQDFAQSCWALGARTPGSTVADVDAAYDSGAIVRSWPLRGTLHVTTPDDLRLMLALTATKTVRGMGARHRQLELDADTFARARDIARVELAGGAAASREEFLAQLAAGGVDVAGQRGMHLIWWLAHDGLVCWGPRRGTQQALVLLDEWAPPARELDLEHDGARARALGELLLRYAVGRGAVTVDDFCWWSKLTKGEASAGLAAARDRLVELEIDGQRVFAPLDSAAPPPPPAGQHALPGFDEYLLGYRNRSPALPERFAERIVPGGNGIFLPLLVSRGSIVGTWSRRVGARSVSLTMTPFTSLSAAVARGLGRDLRRYAAFLGLPASITIAEPEPQAEPTPGPTPEQRPVPEPAP